From the genome of Papaver somniferum cultivar HN1 chromosome 2, ASM357369v1, whole genome shotgun sequence, one region includes:
- the LOC113353071 gene encoding beta-carotene isomerase D27, chloroplastic-like produces MLSSQPHRGCSLVSSNVRVATKFTHNSKCYSPRSAIVRAVLTTKPTATTSTTNVIDHAIPTPIVYKDNWFDRLAIKHISQSIQAITEIKNDKSGYESFVEASAAVIQISKDTKMQQELVIQTLNKAFPKRILSLV; encoded by the exons atGTTGTCATCACAACCCCATAGAGGATGCAGTCTAGTGTCGTCAAATGTTAGGGTTGCTACCAAATTTACACATAATTCAAAATGTTATTCTCCTCGTTCCGCTATTGTTCGGGCAGTACTTACGACCAAACCTACTGCTACCACCAGTACTACAAATGTGATAGATCACGCAATTCCTACACCTATTGTTTACAAAGACAATTGGTTCGATCGACTCGCCATTAAGCATATTTCTCAAAGCATCCAAGCTATTACAG AAATAAAAAATGATAAGAGTGGTTACGAAAGTTTTGTAGAGGCGTCAGCTGCCGTGATTCAAATTTCCAAAGACACGAAGATGCAACAAGAATTGGTTATCCAAACTCTCAATAAAGCTTTCCCTAAACGCATCCTCTCCTTGGTATAA